The proteins below are encoded in one region of Penicillium psychrofluorescens genome assembly, chromosome: 4:
- a CDS encoding uncharacterized protein (ID:PFLUO_007023-T1.cds;~source:funannotate) gives MEPVVTENAIVNGSRIAYGVHGTGQPIVLLHGTPSSSLIWRNVIPHLTKSGFKVYVFDLLGYGLSERPWDQSIDTSISGQVSVLNGLLAHWDLDTFHLVAHDIGGGIAQRFGISSPQRLRSLTMIDVVSFDSYPSKRTKEQMKNGLDPLIKADDKEHRSHFKNWLLSTVHNKEKLENSSLDTFLDYISGPIGQGSLFQHQVRHYDPKHTMDIADRYHELAQIPVKLIWGADDEWQVVDWGYKLNKAIPGSELDVIDNCGHFSPEDQPDRIGEMLVSFLDRYRL, from the coding sequence ATGGAGCCTGTTGTTACAGAGAACGCAATCGTCAACGGAAGCCGCATCGCCTACGGTGTACACGGCACGGGACAACCCATCGTCCTCCTGCACGGGacgccctcttcctctctcaTCTGGCGCAATGTCATTCCTCATCTCACTAAGAGCGGTTTCAAAGTCTATGTCTTTGACCTCCTCGGATACGGACTATCGGAACGACCATGGGACCAGTCCATTGACACCTCGATCTCAGGCCAAGTTTCCGTTCTCAACGGTCTCCTCGCTCACTGGGACCTTGACACTTTCCATCTTGTTGCTCATGATATTGGCGGGGGAATCGCCCAGCGATTCGGCATATCATCACCGCAGCGGCTGCGATCGCTGACGATGATTGACGTCGTGAGCTTCGATAGCTACCCTTCTAAGAGAACGaaggagcagatgaagaacgGGCTAGATCCGCTTATCAAGGCAGACGACAAAGAGCATCGCTCGCATTTCAAGAACTGGCTACTTTCAACGGTTCATAATAAAGAAAAGCTTGAGAACAGCAGTCTAGACACCTTTCTAGACTATATATCAGGCCCCATTGGCCAAGGCAGTCTGTTCCAGCATCAAGTGCGACATTACGACCCTAAGCATACTATGGATATTGCCGACAGATATCACGAGCTTGCCCAAATTCCTGTCAAATTGATTTGGGGCGCAGACGATGAGTGGCAGGTGGTGGATTGGGGCTACAAGCTCAACAAGGCTATTCCGGGATCTGAACTAGATGTCATTGACAACTGCGGCCACTTTTCTCCGGAGGATCAGCCCGATAGGATTGGTGAGATGCTGGTCTCTTTCCTGGATCGTTACCGACTTTAG
- a CDS encoding uncharacterized protein (ID:PFLUO_007024-T1.cds;~source:funannotate), with amino-acid sequence MSFSSGSSQQPLNLSPAASDNSPKASQPTSTTHAYPPALDQSSSRSCVTCRRRKVRCNKRSPCSNCIKAGIDCIFPPPGRAPRKAKRPPDVELLSRLRRLEGVIENLSGSGATADVITNGSATQAAPSSTIPSTASPDWSAAPAAAATTTTTTVSAPLQSEAQQGGCPFEDDPKKISVGKFGNEFGRLVIDEGRSRYVNNRLWASLGDEVEELQDILYHSSSDEEDTTSPESSASGHEGFLFGFYSLSHSLREHHPPLPKVSILWEAYNENVAPLIVIVHKSTARNLFVEAAQHPETLDKNSEALVFAMYLSAVISMTHAQCMNQFGEDREIAIKRYRFAVEQALAKANFLNTQSLVLLQAAVLFLTTIRREDDSKFVWSMTSIVLRLAQSLGIHRDGTNFALKPFETEARRRLWWHLVLMDSRSSEDHGTDPLINENTSDTRLPLNVNDDELTPDMVNPPEEREGCTDVTFLLIRCEIIGALRRANYVNFACPSGKIRMGEEGPFINRCERMIQIINDRVEERYIKQCDMNVPVHWAAATVGRLILAKLWLIVHHPMTRKDHVTHVSQATRESLFITAIEVLEFSRLLESNEKTAKWSWLFRTNMQWHGVAFVLSEVCVRPICPLTDRAWNAILSMYSDWELQTKHKKSMLWRPLAALMKRAAATRAKHQEELRSQFGFTPSVATTTGSGSSGGIGSSAFGEHCLPRIHVPISPPTPTSTTQAVPPPLPDISLNVDLSNGPWEALQDIFPNTNFLATPNVFGAPPPQDPISAANVPTPLPYTNTGVDPLMSQVNVPTDTQLNWEEWDQVMRDFQMEVEKSGPNPSMGTNVTEWFA; translated from the exons ATGTCGTTCTCGTCAGGCTCCTCCCAGCAGCCGCTGAACCTCTCCCCCGCAGCCAGTGATAATTCCCCGAAAGCTTCGCAGcccacctcgaccacccATGCTTATCCCCCGGCCCTGGACCAGTCCAGCTCGCGGAGCTGTGTGACCTGCCGCCGTCGGAAGGTGCGGTGTAACAAACGATCGCCATGCTCGAATTGCATCAAGGCTGGGATCGACTGCATCTTCCCCCCACCTGGCCGAGCCCCACGGAAAGCCAAACGACCCCCGGACGTGGAGTTGCTGTCACGACTGCGTCGTCTGGAAGGTGTGATTGAAAATTTGAGCGGTAGTGGAGCAACTGCAGATGTCATCACGAACGGCTCCGCTACTCAGGCTGCGCCGTCGTCGACTATTCCGTCGACTGCTTCACCCGACtggtctgctgctcctgccgctgctgccaccaccaccaccaccaccgtgaGCGCACCCCTTCAATCTGAAGCCCAACAGGGTGGTTGCCCTTTTGAGGACGATCCCAAAAAGATTTCAGTGGGCAAATTTGGCAATGAATTTGGAAGGTTGGTTATTGATGAGGGCCGGAGTCGATATGTTAACAATCGACTCTGGGCCAGTCTGGGGGATGAG GTCGAGGAACTTCAAGATATTCTATACCATTCCTCatcggatgaagaagatacCACATCCCCTGAGTCGTCAGCCTCAGGCCATGAGGGGTTTTTGTTCGGCTTCTACTCACTTTCACACTCTCTTCGAGAACACCACCCCCCTCTGCCAAAGGTGTCAATACTATGGGAAGCCTACAACGAAAACGTCGCTCCGTTGATTGTCATTGTACACAAGTCGACTGCACGCAATCTGTTTGTCGAGGCGGCACAGCACCCGGAGACTTTGGACAAGAACTCGGAGGCGTTGGTGTTTGCCATGTATTTGTCCGCCGTAATCAGCATGACTCATGCACAATGCATGAACCAATTCGGGGAGGACCGCGAGATCGCCATCAAGCGGTACCGGTTTGCCGTGGAGCAAGCGTTGGCAAAGGCGAATTTTCTCAACACCCAAAGCTTGGTTCTCTTGCAAGCTGCAGTTCTTTTCCTGACCACCATCCGACGAGAGGACGACAGCAAATTCGTCTGGTCCATGACCTCCATCGTGCTCCGCCTTGCCCAGAGCCTAGGGATCCACCGCGACGGCACGAATTTCGCTCTCAAGCCGTTCGAGACGGAAGCACGCCGACGGCTGTGGTGGCATTTGGTCCTGATGGATTCTCGGTCGTCTGAAGATCACGGCACTGACCCACTGATTAATGAAAACACGTCTGATACGCGGCTGCCGTTGAATGTCAATGACGACGAGCTTACACCTGACATGGTCAATCCACCCGAAGAGCGAGAGGGTTGCACCGACGTGACATTCCTTCTTATCCGCTGTGAGATTATCGGTGCTCTGCGGCGGGCAAATTATGTAAATTTTGCCTGCCCTAGCGGCAAAATCCGcatgggtgaagaaggcccgTTTATCAATCGTTGCGAACGGATGATACAGATCATCAATGACCGTGTGGAAGAACGGTATATTAAGCAATGCGACATGAATGTGCCTGTTCACTGGGCTGCTGCAACGGTTGGACGCCTCATTCTCGCGAAGCTGTGGCTCATCGTTCATCACCCAATGACACGAAAGGACCACGTCACCCACGTGTCCCAAGCGACTCGTGAAAGCCTGTTTATTACTGCGATTGAAGTACTTGAATTTAGCCGTCTCCTTGAATCCAACGAGAAGACCGCAAAGTGGAGCTGGCTGTTCCGAACCAACATGCAATGGCATGGAGTAGCCTTCGTGCTCTCCGAGGTCTGCGTTCGCCCGATCTGCCCACTCACTGATCGAGCCTGGAACGCCATCTTATCGATGTACTCGGACTGGGAACTGCAGACCAAGCACAAGAAGAGCATGCTCTGGCGGCCACTGGCAGCCCTAATGAAACGGGCTGCAGCAACCAGAGCCAAGCACCAGGAAGAGCTACGCTCCCAGTTCGGTTTCACCCCATCCGTTGCCACTACCACCGGTAGTGGCTCAAGCGGTGGTATTGGCTCAAGTGCCTTCGGTGAACACTGTCTCCCTCGAATCCATGTGCCCATCAGCCCGCCCACGCCGACATCTACGACCCAGGCCGTCCCGCCACCGTTGCCCGACATCTCACTGAATGTCGATCTCAGCAATGGGCCCTGGGAGGCTCTGCAAGATATCTTCCCAAACACAAATTTCCTGGCTACCCCCAACGTCTTCGgagctcctccacctcagGATCCCATCTCTGCGGCAAATGTGCCCACACCGCTGCCGTATACCAATACTGGCGTGGATCCACTTATGAGCCAGGTTAATGTGCCTACCGATACTCAGCTCAATTGGGAGGAGTGGGATCAGGTTATGCGGGACTTCCAAATGGAGGTTGAGAAGTCTGGGCCTAACCCGTCGATGGGGACTAATGTGACTGAATGGTTTGCATGA
- a CDS encoding uncharacterized protein (ID:PFLUO_007025-T1.cds;~source:funannotate) produces MSSELLQTFDAVATAVEAGVSEHDRKALLQTCNKLIAKLESAPDTATRLLFSAHQAMAIRLGVDLKLFDALAQGSATAERLTAETNKNADPLLVTRIMRFLSAMSVVKETEQDKYALTPFAAALQSSSPLSAAVIHSTHFLTVLSKLPEYFHHNGWKSPDDGFNGPFQYAMGTDAHYFDFLNTHPYYQQAFNTVMSLPFRRRGKDWFEFFPVTERLHMPGESDVLIVDVGGSQGEDLKKLKKRFPGLSGRLIVQDLPGVVEGAQDMPPGIEAHGHDFFQQQPICNSRAYFMRTVLHDWPDKQALLILRRLHEAMGSDSLLLINEAMLPEFGAPLGSVLSDMQMMGSFASLERTERQWQQLLEASGFDLVRVWLPDGSQTDHAVLFEARRKA; encoded by the exons ATGAGTTCCGAATTACTACAGACCTTCGACGCTGTCGCCACTGCCGTGGAGGCCGGAGTCAGCGAGCACGACCGCAAGGCACTACTGCAGACATGCAATAAGCTCATCGCCAAGCTGGAGAGTGCCCCAGACACGGCGACACGATTGCTCTTCTCG GCCCACCAAGCAATGGCTATCAGACTAGGTGTCGATCTGAAGCTTTTCGACGCGCTAGCACAGGGTTCGGCTACAGCTGAGCGATTGACAGCAGAGACCAATAAGAATGCCGATCCGTTGCTCGTTA CGAGGATCATGCGATTTCTGTCTGCAATGTCCGTGGTCAAAGAGACTGAACAAGACAAATATGCGTTGACGCCCTTCGCCGCAGCTTTGCAGTCGTCTTCACCGTTGTCAGCTGCAGTTATTCATAG CACACATTTCTTAACGGTTCTGTCGAAACTGCCCGAGTACTTCCATCATAATGGATGGAAGAGTCCTGATGACGGCTTCAACGGACCCTTTCAATATGCCATGGGCACCGATGCTCAttattttgattttctgAACACCCATCCCTACTACCAGCAGGCATTTAATACTGTCATGAGTCTTCCATTCCGACGACGGGGCAAGGACTGGTTCGAGTTTTTCCCCGTCACAGAGCGCTTGCATATGCCCGGTGAATCCGATGTACTGATCGTCGATGTCGGCGGCAGCCAGGGTGAGGacctgaagaagctcaaAAAGCGATTCCCCGGTCTGTCGGGCAGGCTCATCGTCCAGGATCTACCCGGTGTTGTGGAAGGTGCTCAGGATATGCCACCTGGCATCGAGGCCCACGGGCATGActtcttccagcagcagccgatctGCAACTCCAGGGCCTACTTCATGCGTACGGTCTTGCACGACTGGCCGGACAAACAGGCTCTTCTGATTCTGCGACGGCTGCACGAAGCCATGGGCTCGGACTCCCTCCTGCTCATCAACGAAGCCATGCTCCCCGAGTTCGGGGCACCGCTGGGGTCTGTGCTGTCCGACATGCAGATGATGGGCTCCTTCGCTTCGCTAGAACGGACAGAgcggcagtggcagcagctgCTCGAGGCATCGGGGTTTGACCTCGTGCGAGTTTGGCTTCCCGATGGCTCCCAGACAGACCACGCCGTTTTGTTTGAAGCTCGCAGGAAGGCTTAG
- a CDS encoding uncharacterized protein (ID:PFLUO_007026-T1.cds;~source:funannotate): MTETPTSAYGDPGATPTVPTAQQLNRSCESCRSLKVRCLPNPATPNQCQRCAKGRKACLFVAPQRRRPRKRTDSRVAQLEKEMRMMRSLLKDRIREESEPESPDGSDGDPADNDDDVPFQDRLPSSSHASGSAGFMDYSPELLNAGHNTGHPYISTRFSPGPEMHQAHDDVVDRGIISLEDAGQLISFYNHELAPFFPLVVLPSNTTATALRHSKPILFLSVISAAAIAIDANLAAVLNREMVRLYAERFFIEGEKSLELVQALLLMIVFYYPPDSPLKLQFYQYTHIASTMALEIGLASKRRVSNKKSDDRKSRYEPYDELLAEQARAVLGCYNLGSTVAMKTRRPNLLQFNDWMAECVKHLEQSPNRIDQHLAVWFELQKITDEAMASFGLDDTSSVSMLTESRVQAVLRWFDKRVEEWRKKIPSEMLNEPMTLEYRATILAMYELGIGEGYREPDAIKNRFYTLPTPDEDGSLQVPLSAIRIDINMKWMHAAHEMLDAVIDCSTDLMRKMPNHMYTRTVMAMTSLLKIHFSVRTGALSEVVTTDTVNVSYYLDALSNKLGEASGGGNYKIPSRWYHVVAVKGRDWFTRVEARYAAQSSNLGHSVVSASPSTESVPGQMSATQDPTVPPVDHLHDPAAMDSFSVPQNMAHMSPGIGNIREGYVAMSGAGMWPADNGARHNAALFQSIPDGYQHPQTTAGLAPFAFDPQRQPQMPGTGMELDGWLPDGSIFGMPPLPEF; encoded by the exons ATGACAGAGACGCCCACTTCTGCCTATGGTGACCCCGGCGCAACTCCGACGGTGCCCACGGCGCAGCAGCTGAACAGATCCTGTGAGTCTTGTAGAAGTCTCAAGGTCCGCTGTCTGCCCAACCCGGCCACGCCAAATCAGTGCCAGCGATGCGCCAAGGGGAGAAAGGCCTGCCTTTTCGTAGCTCCGCAACGGCGTCGGCCGCGCAAGCGGACCGACTCGCGGGTCGCCCaactggagaaggagatgcgTATGATGCGCTCGCTGCTCAAAGATCGTATCCGCGAAGAGAGCGAGCCGGAGTCGCCGGACGGCAGTGACGGTGACCCTGCAGACAACGACGACGACGTGCCCTTCCAGGATCGACTACCTTCGTCCAGCCACGCTTCAGGCTCTGCAGGCTTCATGGACTACTCGCCAGAGCTGCTGAATGCCGGCCACAATACTGGCCATCCGTATATTTCGACCAGATTCTCGCCAGGCCCCGAAATGCACCAGGCTCATGACGACGTCGTTGATCGAGGCATCATCTCCCTCGAAGACGCGGGCCAACTCATCTCCTTTTATAACCACGAACTCGCTCCCTTTTTCCCTCTGGTCGTCTTGCCCTCGAATACCACCGCCACGGCCCTGCGGCATTCCAAGCcaatcctcttcctctccgtGATCTCTGCCGCGGCGATCGCCATCGACGCAAACCTAGCGGCTGTTCTCAATCGGGAAATGGTTCGACTATATGCGGAACGCTTCTTCATTGAGGGCGAAAAGTCACTCGAGCTGGTGCAGGCGCTGCTGCTCATGATTGTCTTTTATTATCCGCCGGACTCTCCCTTGAAATTGCAGTTTTATCAGTATACGCACATCGCCTCTACCATGGCTTTGGAGATCGGACTTGCAAGCAAGCGCCGCGTATCGAACAAAAAATCCGACGACAGAAAGAGCCGGTATGAGCCTTAtgacgagctgctggcggaaCAGGCGCGTGCAGTTCTCGGGTGCTATAATTTAGGATCTAC TGTCGCCATGAAAACCCGCCGGCCCAATTTGCTCCAGTTCAATGACTGGATGGCCGAGTGCGTTAAGCACTTGGAACAATCGCCAAACCGGATAGACCAGCACCTAGCGGTGTGGTTCGAGCTCCAGAAGATCACCGACGAAGCAATGGCGTCTTTCGGTCTGGATGACACCAGCTCTGTCTCGATGCTAACGGAATCGCGTGTTCAGGCTGTGCTGAGATGGTTCGATAAACGGGTAGAGGAGTGGAGAAAAAAGATCCCATCAGAGATGCTGAATG AACCCATGACCCTCGAATACCGCGCCACCATTCTCGCCATGTATGAGTTAGGCATAGGAGAAGGGTACCGAGAACCGGATGCCATCAAGAACCGGTTCTACACTCTTCCCACCCCCGACGAAGATGGGAGTCTGCAGGTACCGCTGAGTGCTATCCGTATTGACATCAACATGAAATGGATGCATGCAGCCCATGAGATGCTCGACGCCGTGATCGACTGCAGCACAGACCTGATGCGCAAGATGCCCAATCATATGTATACGCGCACTGTAATGGCAATGACCTCGCTTCTGAAAATCCATTTCTCGGTGCGCACGGGTGCTCTGAGCGAGGTGGTCACTACTGACACCGTGAACGTGAGCTATTATCTTGATGCTCTATCCAACAAGCTGGGTGAGGCGAGCGGCGGAGGTAACTATAAGATCCCCAGTCGGTGGTACCACGTCGTCGCGGTCAAGGGTCGCGATTGGTTTACTCGTGTTGAGGCGCGATATGCGGCTCAATCAAGTAATTTGGGACACAGCGTCGTCTCCGCGAGCCCATCAACCGAGTCCGTGCCAGGCCAGATGTCCGCCACTCAGGACCCGACAGTGCCTCCCGTAGATCATTTGCACGATCCAGCCGCTATGGATTCCTTCTCTGTTCCCCAAAACATGGCTCATATGTCTCCGGGTATTGGAAACATTCGCGAAGGCTATGTTGCCATGAGCGGCGCTGGCATGTGGCCCGCAGACAATGGCGCAAGGCATAACGCTGCTCTCTTCCAGTCGATTCCGGACGGCTATCAGCATCCGCAGACAACGGCTGGACTTGCACCATTTGCTTTTGATCCGCAAAGGCAGCCGCAGATGCCTGGGACAGGTATGGAGCTGGATGGGTGGTTGCCAGACGGCAGCATCTTTGGTATGCCGCCATTGCCAGAGTTTTGA